From the Chloroflexus aurantiacus J-10-fl genome, one window contains:
- a CDS encoding ABC transporter ATP-binding protein: protein MLITLAEPATDQPVVKPLQPAIEIHGVTKCYRTRTGDVQALAGIDVVVAAGEVVALVGPSGCGKSTLLRIVAGLEQPDTGDVRLFGLAPAQARREHRFGIAFQAAALLEWRDAAANVALPLELAGWPPAARAERVAALLARMGLSDAAGRLPRQLSGGMQQRVALARALALAPPVLLLDEPFSALDELTREQLQGELLDLLATIEPRPAVLLVTHNLAEAVLLADRVVVLSRRPARVLAEVVVDLPHPRRADARDDEQLHRLVARLRTVLRRDQDEVMGSGE from the coding sequence ATGCTGATAACACTTGCTGAACCGGCTACAGATCAACCGGTGGTGAAGCCGCTACAACCTGCTATCGAGATACACGGGGTCACCAAGTGCTACCGTACCCGCACAGGCGATGTGCAGGCGTTGGCCGGCATTGATGTGGTGGTGGCGGCTGGTGAAGTGGTTGCCCTGGTTGGGCCAAGCGGATGTGGCAAGAGCACGTTGCTGCGAATTGTAGCCGGTTTGGAACAACCCGATACTGGCGATGTGCGTTTGTTTGGTCTCGCGCCTGCACAGGCACGGCGTGAGCATCGCTTTGGGATTGCCTTTCAGGCGGCGGCACTGCTGGAGTGGCGTGATGCAGCAGCGAATGTGGCCTTACCGCTTGAGCTGGCCGGGTGGCCGCCTGCGGCGCGAGCCGAGCGGGTAGCTGCGTTGTTGGCGCGAATGGGATTGAGCGATGCAGCAGGGCGATTGCCGCGTCAGTTGTCGGGTGGTATGCAACAGCGGGTGGCGCTGGCCCGGGCGCTGGCGCTTGCGCCACCCGTGCTGTTGCTTGATGAACCGTTTAGTGCGCTCGATGAACTCACCCGTGAGCAGTTGCAGGGTGAGCTGCTCGATCTGCTGGCTACAATTGAACCGCGTCCGGCAGTGCTGCTGGTGACCCATAATCTTGCCGAAGCGGTATTGCTGGCTGACCGGGTGGTTGTGTTGAGTCGGCGACCGGCACGGGTGTTGGCGGAAGTTGTCGTTGATCTGCCCCATCCGCGACGGGCTGACGCACGAGATGATGAACAGCTTCATCGGCTGGTTGCCAGGTTGCGGACGGTGCTGCGGCGCGATCAGGATGAGGTGATGGGGAGTGGGGAGTAG
- a CDS encoding aldehyde dehydrogenase family protein: MSKIIAPECEWSHLLAQLRSVVPEAFNSEGHVLNLIEGTWGWPGHGKHYSTPIDGTELGRMPMIDLETAKRAVRFAAREHETWARTDLDERRRRVRETVDGLRQHRDLIAYLLMWEIGKPYHLACDDVDRCLDGVEWYIDQIEWMLSNRQPLGLISNIASWNYPYSVLVHAVLVQALAGNAVIAKTPSDGGLFALTLGFAIARRAGLPVSLVSGSGGALSDALVRNADVACLAFVGGKTNGRDIAASLYDRNKRYMLEMEGVNCYGIWDFSDWASLAQQIKKGFAYGKQRCTAYIRYVVQRRLFPKFLDVYLPVLKSLQIGNPVLVDRAGDPLPRLDFGPLINARKVEELRVLYSEALGAGAVCLYEGELNPELFLPDQDISAYMAPIALLNVPRNCRLHHNEPFGPIDTIVIVDSIEELISEMNISNGNLVSSIATDDLRLGQMIASELRAFKVGINRMRSRGDRDEVFGGMGASWKGCFVGGKYLVEAVTVGAPGERLYGNFPDYTLLPEQR, encoded by the coding sequence ATGAGCAAAATCATCGCACCAGAGTGTGAATGGTCGCATCTCCTGGCACAATTACGATCTGTTGTACCAGAGGCCTTTAACAGTGAAGGGCACGTTCTCAATTTGATCGAGGGAACGTGGGGATGGCCGGGGCATGGTAAGCATTACAGTACGCCCATTGATGGCACGGAATTGGGCCGCATGCCCATGATTGACCTCGAAACGGCAAAGCGGGCTGTGCGTTTTGCCGCTCGTGAACATGAGACCTGGGCACGAACTGATCTCGATGAGCGACGGCGACGGGTGCGGGAGACGGTTGATGGCTTACGACAGCACCGCGATCTGATCGCATATCTGCTGATGTGGGAGATTGGCAAGCCATACCATCTGGCGTGTGATGATGTTGATCGCTGTCTTGATGGTGTCGAATGGTATATTGATCAGATCGAATGGATGCTGAGTAACCGCCAGCCGCTCGGTCTGATATCGAATATTGCCTCGTGGAACTATCCGTACTCGGTGTTAGTCCACGCGGTATTGGTGCAGGCACTGGCCGGTAATGCCGTCATTGCCAAAACCCCGTCAGATGGTGGCTTGTTCGCGTTAACGCTAGGTTTTGCGATTGCCCGTCGGGCTGGCCTGCCTGTCTCGCTGGTCAGTGGATCGGGTGGTGCGCTCAGCGATGCTCTGGTACGGAATGCCGATGTAGCGTGTCTGGCGTTTGTAGGCGGGAAAACTAACGGACGTGATATTGCTGCGTCGCTCTACGACCGCAACAAACGCTACATGCTGGAGATGGAAGGGGTGAACTGCTACGGCATCTGGGATTTCTCTGATTGGGCGAGTCTGGCTCAGCAGATTAAAAAGGGCTTTGCTTACGGTAAACAGCGGTGTACGGCCTACATCCGTTATGTTGTTCAGCGCCGACTCTTTCCCAAGTTCCTGGATGTGTATTTGCCGGTTCTAAAGAGCTTGCAGATCGGCAATCCGGTACTGGTTGATCGGGCTGGTGATCCGTTGCCACGGCTCGATTTTGGCCCCCTCATCAATGCGAGGAAGGTTGAAGAGCTACGTGTGCTCTACAGCGAGGCGCTGGGTGCCGGTGCGGTTTGTCTGTACGAAGGCGAATTGAACCCAGAGCTGTTTTTACCCGATCAGGACATTTCGGCCTATATGGCGCCGATTGCGTTGTTGAATGTGCCACGGAATTGCCGCCTGCACCACAACGAACCGTTTGGCCCGATTGATACGATTGTGATTGTTGATAGTATCGAGGAGCTGATCAGCGAGATGAATATCTCGAATGGGAATCTGGTGTCCTCGATTGCGACCGATGATCTCAGGTTGGGCCAGATGATTGCAAGTGAGTTGCGTGCATTCAAGGTCGGCATCAACCGTATGCGCTCGCGTGGTGATCGCGATGAGGTGTTTGGCGGGATGGGCGCATCCTGGAAGGGTTGTTTTGTGGGTGGTAAGTATCTGGTTGAAGCAGTGACAGTCGGCGCGCCGGGAGAGCGGTTGTACGGTAATTTTCCCGATTACACGCTGCTGCCAGAGCAACGGTAA
- a CDS encoding CHAT domain-containing protein translates to MNILIRPRRQRRGAIPSNKYIIEVEYSDGRRIVSEEEVQFDLTPPEPNNPADITRYGQELFRRLFPTRLSHQFRVSQRTAAQQQQPLRLRLALDPQDAELQAIPWELLHFPATDNQSQLIPLTTSDQILFSRYIDSEQFALFEPIDHHPIRLLLIFSEPTDLDRWQLSPFDRPATERDFRQRFRPFVDTGQLKFDILPRAEEAELRLALERGSLQTEEARGYDVVLYFGHALFLPERGTRLLLEHGPQRRGRLFDGEELIRLLTQLPATHKPAMIALIACNSATVDLHAPLSNLAARLIAESGIPAVLAMQRLVAIELARTFTQHLTEMLLRNGIVDLAVTTARRRIYRTDSIHWSTPVLYTRLASGRLFQPSELLRYIEWLLQQDNIQRWAGTEYIDVECISVPADQYSHLMQHRPENPLQSRSARDTLLENIKSVVRTGSGECMVLTGNRQSGQTTILRRVCHDLARDALLDIETPVGVLVSLTGYEQTRGDLRLRDHIVEQLNRQHPTFANHVHDLFQGRASGPHKRPRLAFLLDDLDQVPEAYWQELLRDLQTLRQYLPDQSFVVAAPQTFISQTVDQNIKLLILQPLDEESITLHIRQRKHRDARRIIERIRENRLQHLASDPRMLTLIYERLTTDVQQNISYHQIIEGFLDQELRNLDTRYQMGNIARTSLYSIAWQLYWQMKEYLSINEVFTLFAQVRGNRDYSLEDLFRQLSNTQLLTITGQHAINFTNRAVAAYCAAQALYTSPDRNQRLLDIIALCADVSLQRWWEDVLYALISFLDKPAELLQYIANSLRAGNNRIAVLAARCLEVLPPSRLKDLPVDLRNELIDTCLLQLDEQREPDVTRRETLVRSLGKLNYPQVHQQLRRILIDKVRQTSSGLRYEYTNIRIAAARALRDLYLPQFNRRTRDAKSTEGFDRTKISIKQLRDDRPLIELMDCWLRGDQGRSDLRRHISVSPLPSERAIAAFALADVSTTPAQQLCDARFLLRVITAPSDTTATRISDDWIDTMWAAADALTLFDPEYVVPLIVTLIRRKSSMPDPAAQQIAYLAGRLRINQPVVIEWLISLLITNPRQNVKARALQSLAWIGNTAANHPITLADGHENITVKQLIEEIALWRQALPNFALGTFQLDLPNNSDQPVYLQRKAIEALAWIGDKQTLSELDKYCQHLPLELRTQWYVTRSNLQR, encoded by the coding sequence ATGAACATCCTGATTCGTCCACGACGGCAGAGACGAGGTGCCATACCCTCAAACAAATACATTATTGAAGTTGAATATAGTGATGGTCGTCGCATCGTCTCAGAAGAAGAAGTACAATTTGACCTTACCCCTCCCGAACCAAACAACCCTGCCGACATCACTCGCTACGGTCAGGAACTCTTCCGCCGCCTCTTTCCGACGCGGCTGAGCCACCAGTTTCGCGTCTCACAGCGTACTGCCGCACAGCAACAGCAACCACTCCGGCTACGCCTTGCTCTCGATCCGCAGGATGCCGAATTACAGGCCATCCCCTGGGAACTCTTACACTTCCCTGCAACCGACAATCAAAGCCAGCTCATCCCCCTGACCACGAGCGATCAAATCCTCTTCTCACGGTATATCGACAGTGAACAATTTGCCCTTTTTGAACCAATTGATCATCATCCGATCCGCTTACTACTCATCTTCAGCGAGCCAACCGATCTTGATCGCTGGCAATTATCGCCATTTGATCGCCCGGCAACCGAACGCGACTTTCGGCAACGCTTTCGCCCATTTGTTGATACCGGCCAGTTAAAGTTCGACATCTTACCCCGTGCTGAAGAGGCCGAACTTCGCCTTGCCCTTGAACGCGGCTCACTTCAGACCGAGGAAGCGCGGGGTTACGATGTAGTTCTCTACTTTGGTCATGCCCTGTTTCTTCCAGAACGTGGTACTCGCCTCCTGCTTGAACACGGCCCACAGCGGCGAGGTCGGCTCTTCGATGGTGAAGAGCTTATCAGGCTTCTCACCCAATTACCGGCCACACACAAGCCGGCAATGATCGCCCTCATCGCCTGTAACAGTGCAACTGTTGATCTGCATGCCCCGCTGAGCAACTTAGCTGCACGCCTGATTGCAGAAAGCGGCATTCCCGCCGTGCTGGCCATGCAACGACTGGTCGCTATTGAGCTGGCGCGCACATTTACTCAACATCTGACGGAAATGCTACTGCGCAACGGCATCGTTGATCTGGCCGTCACCACAGCTCGCCGTCGTATCTATCGTACCGACAGCATTCATTGGAGTACACCGGTTTTGTATACGCGGCTGGCGAGCGGACGTCTCTTCCAACCCAGTGAACTCCTCAGATACATTGAGTGGCTCTTACAACAGGACAACATACAGCGGTGGGCCGGCACTGAATATATCGACGTCGAATGCATTTCTGTCCCCGCCGATCAATACAGCCACCTGATGCAACATCGCCCTGAAAACCCTCTGCAGAGCAGATCAGCTCGTGACACATTATTGGAAAACATCAAGTCGGTTGTCCGCACCGGCAGTGGCGAATGCATGGTTCTCACCGGCAACCGTCAATCGGGTCAGACAACCATTCTGCGACGTGTCTGCCACGATTTAGCACGTGACGCCCTGCTCGATATCGAAACACCCGTTGGTGTCCTTGTCTCACTTACCGGTTACGAGCAGACACGTGGCGACTTGCGACTACGCGATCATATTGTCGAACAACTTAACCGCCAACACCCCACTTTCGCTAATCATGTTCACGATCTCTTTCAGGGTAGAGCCAGCGGCCCTCACAAACGACCTCGACTGGCTTTTCTCCTTGATGATCTGGATCAGGTACCAGAAGCGTATTGGCAGGAATTGTTGCGCGACCTGCAAACCCTTCGCCAGTACCTGCCCGATCAGAGTTTTGTAGTCGCTGCCCCACAGACATTTATCTCACAAACTGTTGATCAGAATATCAAACTCTTAATTCTCCAGCCACTCGATGAAGAGAGTATCACCTTACACATTCGACAACGTAAGCATCGCGATGCACGACGCATCATCGAACGAATCCGAGAAAATCGCTTGCAGCACCTTGCCAGTGATCCACGGATGCTCACACTTATTTACGAACGTCTCACAACTGACGTTCAACAAAATATCTCTTACCACCAAATTATTGAAGGTTTTCTTGATCAGGAACTGCGTAATCTCGATACTCGTTACCAGATGGGCAACATTGCCCGGACAAGTCTCTACAGCATCGCATGGCAGTTATACTGGCAGATGAAAGAATACCTTTCAATCAACGAGGTTTTCACACTGTTTGCCCAGGTACGAGGCAATCGCGATTACAGTTTAGAAGACCTTTTTCGCCAACTGAGCAATACGCAACTCCTCACGATAACCGGGCAACACGCCATCAATTTTACAAATCGAGCTGTTGCTGCGTATTGTGCAGCCCAGGCGCTCTATACAAGCCCAGATCGCAACCAGCGTTTACTTGATATTATTGCGCTTTGTGCAGATGTGAGTCTACAACGCTGGTGGGAAGATGTCTTGTACGCCTTGATCAGTTTCCTAGACAAACCAGCAGAATTACTTCAGTATATTGCAAATTCACTTCGCGCTGGCAATAACCGTATAGCTGTCCTTGCTGCCCGCTGTTTAGAGGTTTTGCCGCCATCCAGACTGAAAGACCTACCAGTCGATCTACGTAACGAGTTGATTGACACGTGTTTACTGCAACTTGATGAACAACGCGAGCCTGATGTTACACGCCGTGAAACCCTGGTTAGATCACTGGGAAAGCTCAATTACCCACAGGTCCATCAGCAATTGCGCCGTATATTGATTGACAAAGTACGCCAGACAAGTAGCGGTTTACGCTACGAGTATACAAACATCCGCATTGCCGCCGCTCGTGCATTGCGCGATCTTTACCTCCCGCAGTTTAATCGAAGGACAAGAGATGCAAAATCTACTGAAGGTTTTGATCGAACTAAGATTTCAATTAAGCAATTGCGTGATGATCGGCCTTTAATCGAGTTAATGGATTGCTGGTTGAGAGGAGATCAAGGCCGCAGTGACTTGCGTCGTCATATTAGCGTATCACCCCTACCCTCTGAACGGGCAATCGCTGCCTTTGCACTGGCCGATGTCAGTACAACTCCAGCACAGCAATTATGTGATGCACGCTTTCTTCTGCGTGTTATTACTGCACCATCAGATACGACTGCCACCAGAATTAGCGACGACTGGATCGACACGATGTGGGCGGCGGCTGACGCGCTGACACTTTTTGACCCGGAGTATGTTGTGCCACTCATTGTCACATTGATTCGTCGCAAATCTAGCATGCCCGATCCGGCAGCCCAACAGATAGCCTATCTTGCCGGTCGCTTACGTATCAATCAGCCGGTCGTTATCGAGTGGCTTATCTCACTACTCATTACCAACCCCCGTCAAAACGTTAAAGCCCGCGCACTACAATCACTGGCCTGGATTGGTAACACTGCCGCAAACCACCCAATTACTCTCGCTGATGGTCACGAGAATATTACCGTTAAGCAGCTCATTGAAGAGATTGCGCTTTGGCGGCAGGCTTTACCAAATTTCGCATTGGGTACATTTCAGCTCGACCTGCCAAACAATAGCGATCAACCTGTTTACCTGCAACGAAAAGCCATTGAAGCCCTGGCATGGATCGGCGATAAGCAAACATTAAGTGAATTGGACAAATACTGCCAGCACTTGCCCCTTGAACTGCGTACCCAGTGGTACGTCACACGCTCGAACTTACAGCGATAG
- a CDS encoding CaiB/BaiF CoA transferase family protein — protein MLKLSHILDGVSVVEIASYIPGPLCGALLASLGATVVKIERPGGDPMRAFPPSDHSGEHPLFAILNRTKQCYTLNLRQPADQTKLYDLIRSADVLIDGLRPGALGRLGLTDETLLETNPRLLIVAISGLPPEHPHRHMALHDLNAQSLAGVLAASADDPRTPGVHAADMVSGLAAAAGVLAGLLARHTSNRGGRIETSLLSAAQWLNMPALALALAGLLTDDTLNGQFACYRLYQTADHRYLAVAALEAHFWQRVCTVIERPDLIPLQYDRSAQPMVISALSDIFRQRPLHEWQAIFDSLDTCVSPVLTPLDAARERSIMPDAGFGSLFTVQD, from the coding sequence ATGCTGAAACTCTCGCATATCCTAGACGGCGTGTCAGTGGTTGAAATTGCCAGCTATATTCCAGGCCCCCTGTGTGGTGCGCTGCTGGCCAGTCTCGGCGCAACGGTGGTGAAGATTGAGCGTCCAGGTGGCGACCCAATGCGTGCTTTCCCACCCTCTGATCATAGTGGTGAGCATCCGCTATTTGCGATCCTGAACCGCACAAAGCAATGCTACACGCTAAATTTGCGTCAACCCGCCGACCAGACGAAGCTGTATGATCTGATCCGATCTGCTGATGTGTTGATCGATGGTCTCCGTCCCGGTGCGCTTGGTCGACTTGGTCTGACAGATGAAACGTTGCTGGAAACCAATCCCCGATTGCTGATTGTGGCGATCAGTGGTTTACCACCTGAACACCCTCATCGCCATATGGCGTTGCATGACCTGAATGCCCAGTCTCTTGCCGGTGTTCTCGCTGCAAGTGCAGATGATCCGCGCACACCAGGAGTGCATGCGGCTGATATGGTGAGTGGTCTGGCCGCCGCAGCCGGGGTGCTCGCAGGATTGTTAGCTCGCCACACGTCTAATCGCGGCGGGCGGATCGAAACATCACTGCTGAGTGCTGCGCAGTGGCTGAATATGCCTGCCCTTGCCCTGGCCCTGGCCGGTCTCTTGACTGATGATACGCTCAACGGTCAATTCGCCTGTTATCGCCTCTACCAGACTGCCGACCACCGGTATCTGGCCGTAGCAGCCCTGGAAGCGCATTTCTGGCAACGTGTCTGTACGGTTATCGAACGACCAGATTTAATCCCACTCCAATATGATCGATCAGCACAACCAATGGTGATCAGCGCTCTGTCTGACATTTTTCGCCAACGACCGCTGCACGAATGGCAGGCTATCTTTGATTCATTAGACACGTGTGTATCGCCCGTTTTGACTCCTCTGGACGCAGCGCGCGAACGTTCGATCATGCCCGATGCGGGATTCGGCTCGCTATTTACGGTGCAGGATTGA
- a CDS encoding TlpA family protein disulfide reductase has product MTRQHLSVFLTATLLMLVVAGCGQPAAAPTPAALPIAPVIAASELVVGVNRLPFGLLQGGVPLNDPDLTLDVTLYYVGPGGDRTKPVATTQAVYRGQGLPVGLYVAYATFDRAGGWEAEITIPQTDGPQSSRIRLDVSERAFAPMVGDRAIPVQNLTAADVPALDQLTSDPRPDPDFYQMTIAEAMKAGKPFVVSFATPGYCQTAVCAPNMAVLKQLKSEFGDRVNFIHVEVYPYPFGESFQQARMVDAMKEWNLRTEPWTFLVDRDGIIQARYEGGITFAELRPAIAQLAEGQPVNPAP; this is encoded by the coding sequence ATGACGCGCCAGCATCTTTCTGTGTTCTTGACTGCCACGTTGTTGATGCTCGTTGTGGCGGGGTGTGGTCAACCTGCGGCAGCACCAACCCCTGCGGCATTGCCAATTGCACCGGTGATCGCAGCATCCGAGCTGGTCGTTGGTGTTAATCGCCTTCCGTTTGGTTTACTGCAGGGTGGTGTACCGCTGAACGATCCTGACCTGACCCTCGATGTGACCCTATATTACGTTGGCCCCGGTGGTGATCGCACAAAGCCGGTAGCGACAACCCAGGCAGTGTATCGTGGTCAGGGACTCCCGGTCGGTCTCTACGTTGCCTACGCCACCTTCGACCGGGCGGGTGGTTGGGAAGCCGAAATCACCATTCCGCAAACCGATGGGCCACAGTCTTCGCGTATTCGTCTTGACGTCAGTGAACGTGCGTTCGCCCCGATGGTAGGCGACCGAGCGATCCCCGTGCAGAATCTGACGGCTGCTGATGTGCCTGCACTTGATCAGCTTACTTCTGATCCGCGTCCTGACCCGGACTTCTACCAGATGACGATTGCCGAGGCGATGAAGGCTGGCAAGCCGTTCGTCGTCTCTTTTGCGACACCGGGTTACTGCCAGACAGCGGTATGTGCACCAAATATGGCAGTCCTGAAGCAACTCAAGAGCGAATTCGGTGATCGGGTCAATTTCATTCATGTGGAAGTCTATCCGTACCCATTTGGCGAGTCATTTCAGCAGGCCAGAATGGTCGATGCAATGAAAGAATGGAACCTGCGCACCGAGCCATGGACATTCCTGGTTGATCGCGATGGCATTATCCAGGCCCGGTATGAGGGCGGTATCACGTTTGCCGAACTACGACCGGCGATTGCCCAACTTGCAGAGGGGCAACCGGTCAATCCTGCACCGTAA
- a CDS encoding FixH family protein, which produces MSYWIRAFCFLVAVLVVVACSSGAAPVRETQTVDGLTITLETPDRPRINTAVDFVVLLHDQQGNAINDAYVYLDLDMPAMPMGVTRPVATPDGPGRYWARTAYTMEGLWEITVVVEWAANTYRATFQRDVLQ; this is translated from the coding sequence ATGAGCTATTGGATACGAGCATTTTGTTTCCTGGTAGCCGTGCTGGTCGTTGTTGCGTGTAGCAGTGGAGCAGCACCGGTACGGGAAACCCAAACTGTCGATGGCCTGACGATTACCCTGGAAACGCCTGATCGTCCACGTATCAACACTGCGGTCGATTTTGTTGTATTGCTGCATGATCAGCAAGGAAATGCGATCAACGACGCTTACGTCTATCTCGACCTCGACATGCCGGCGATGCCGATGGGGGTCACGCGACCGGTAGCCACTCCGGATGGGCCGGGGCGCTACTGGGCACGTACTGCATATACAATGGAAGGGTTATGGGAAATTACCGTCGTGGTTGAATGGGCGGCGAACACCTATCGGGCCACCTTTCAGCGCGACGTTCTGCAATAA
- a CDS encoding DUF6962 family protein: protein MLQIESDQREQTTAATDLMLAIAALAAIWRLRAGTGWRARVWQAAFALLAVSSLLGAIIHGLRLSAHTRERLWQPLNVLLGLTVALFTTGAVSDRWGEMVGRRTLPVLASAAPAFAWFSRRLQRGFLAFILYELVAMLAALSIYIDLAYRRRFPGAGLITSGILITILAAAIQTSSLEVRSGKVIIDHNGLFHLVQLVALPLLVEGVRAGLKPDRDV, encoded by the coding sequence ATGTTGCAAATAGAGTCAGATCAGCGTGAACAAACAACTGCGGCAACCGATCTGATGCTGGCTATCGCAGCGCTGGCAGCAATTTGGCGGTTACGCGCAGGTACCGGCTGGCGTGCTCGTGTCTGGCAGGCAGCCTTTGCTCTGCTGGCGGTCAGTAGCCTGCTAGGCGCAATCATTCACGGTTTGCGCCTCTCGGCACATACCCGTGAACGGCTCTGGCAACCGCTGAACGTTCTGCTTGGCTTGACGGTGGCCCTCTTCACCACCGGCGCCGTAAGTGATCGCTGGGGAGAAATGGTCGGACGCCGAACCTTGCCCGTCCTTGCCAGTGCGGCTCCTGCGTTCGCCTGGTTCAGTCGGCGCCTCCAGCGGGGGTTTCTTGCTTTCATTCTGTATGAATTGGTGGCAATGCTCGCAGCATTGAGCATCTACATCGATCTTGCCTATCGTCGGCGATTTCCAGGTGCCGGATTGATCACGTCCGGTATCCTGATCACCATCCTCGCTGCTGCCATTCAAACCAGTTCACTCGAAGTACGGTCAGGTAAGGTTATCATTGATCACAACGGTCTATTTCATCTCGTGCAACTGGTGGCATTACCATTGCTTGTTGAAGGAGTACGTGCCGGGTTAAAACCGGATCGTGATGTATGA
- a CDS encoding DUF507 family protein, which translates to MKLSPAKVEQLAAMLVDVLAETDGVLFQASDPELRAAIREIMTDELEVEDRLNAEVHQLLQAYKYEITQGRLDYDTLFRRIRQRLITERKIVL; encoded by the coding sequence ATGAAGCTCTCACCAGCAAAAGTTGAGCAATTAGCTGCAATGCTGGTTGATGTTTTGGCCGAGACAGATGGGGTTTTGTTTCAGGCCAGTGACCCCGAATTGCGGGCAGCGATCCGCGAGATCATGACCGATGAGCTGGAGGTCGAAGATCGCCTGAATGCCGAGGTTCATCAGTTACTGCAAGCGTATAAATACGAGATTACGCAAGGCCGCCTTGATTACGATACCCTCTTTCGGCGTATACGACAGCGGCTGATCACTGAGCGCAAAATTGTGCTCTGA
- a CDS encoding class II aldolase/adducin family protein, whose translation MTTDLPLDVETALRAEMVLCGRLLYERGLVVAGDGNLSARLPDDTILITPAGLAKGMLTVDDLLVIDLDGRLVRGAPGRQPSSERYLHLFVYRHRPDIMACIHAHPPTAVGATLAGVSLAEPLLPEALIALGPIPTAPYALTGTTEMGAAIEPFVADHEAILLAYHGAVTYGTTLLQAFHRMEQIEHCARTLLAAHLFGGARPLPPERLAELQEVRRAFRAAGRI comes from the coding sequence ATGACAACCGATCTTCCTCTTGATGTTGAAACGGCATTACGTGCCGAAATGGTTCTTTGTGGTCGTTTACTCTACGAACGTGGGCTGGTGGTTGCCGGCGACGGTAATCTCTCGGCACGCCTGCCAGATGACACCATCCTGATTACCCCTGCCGGCCTGGCTAAGGGGATGTTGACGGTTGACGATCTACTCGTCATTGACCTCGATGGTCGATTGGTGCGTGGTGCACCGGGCCGCCAACCGTCATCAGAGCGCTATCTCCATCTCTTTGTCTATCGTCATCGGCCCGACATCATGGCGTGTATTCACGCCCATCCGCCTACAGCGGTCGGAGCAACCCTGGCAGGTGTCAGTCTGGCCGAGCCATTATTGCCGGAAGCGCTGATTGCCCTTGGCCCGATCCCAACTGCCCCATACGCACTGACCGGTACGACCGAGATGGGGGCAGCTATTGAGCCATTTGTTGCCGATCATGAAGCGATCTTGCTTGCCTATCACGGTGCCGTAACATACGGCACAACATTACTGCAAGCCTTTCACCGTATGGAGCAGATTGAACACTGCGCACGCACGTTGCTGGCAGCTCATCTGTTTGGGGGAGCACGTCCTTTGCCGCCAGAACGACTCGCCGAATTGCAGGAAGTGCGACGTGCCTTTCGCGCTGCTGGTCGGATTTAA